In one Polaribacter sp. ALD11 genomic region, the following are encoded:
- a CDS encoding 2-hydroxyacid dehydrogenase, which yields MKILHLDSNHPLLISQLNALGFTNDEDYTSSKAAIERKIHKYDGFIIRSRFSIDKNFLDKATNLKFIGRVGAGLENIDCEYAESKKITLIAAPEGNRNAVGEHSLGMLLSLFNKLNKADKEVRNGKWLREENRGIELDGRTVGLIGYGNMGKSFAKKLRGFDVEVLCYDLKENVGDENCKQVSLAKLQEKADVLSLHTPQTDLTKNMINTPFINNFKKNFWLINTARGTSVVTKDLVASLKNGKILGAGLDVLEYEKSSFENLFSDNKMPEAFQYLINSEHVILSPHVAGWTVESKEKLAQTIVDKIQEKFS from the coding sequence ATGAAAATTCTCCACCTAGACTCAAATCACCCTTTATTAATAAGTCAGCTAAATGCTTTAGGTTTTACTAATGATGAAGATTACACGTCTTCAAAAGCAGCAATTGAAAGAAAAATACATAAATACGATGGTTTTATTATTAGAAGTCGTTTTTCTATTGATAAAAACTTTTTAGACAAAGCAACCAACCTTAAGTTTATTGGTAGAGTTGGCGCTGGTTTAGAAAACATAGATTGTGAATACGCAGAAAGCAAGAAAATTACTTTAATTGCAGCTCCTGAAGGAAATAGAAATGCCGTTGGAGAACATAGCTTAGGAATGTTATTATCGCTGTTTAACAAGCTTAATAAAGCGGATAAAGAAGTTAGAAATGGCAAATGGTTGCGTGAAGAAAATCGTGGAATAGAACTCGATGGAAGAACAGTTGGTTTAATTGGCTACGGAAATATGGGGAAATCTTTTGCAAAGAAACTTCGTGGTTTTGATGTGGAAGTACTTTGTTATGATTTAAAAGAAAATGTAGGTGATGAAAACTGTAAACAAGTTTCTTTAGCAAAATTACAAGAAAAAGCAGATGTTTTAAGTTTACATACGCCGCAAACTGATCTTACAAAAAACATGATAAATACTCCTTTTATCAATAATTTTAAAAAGAATTTTTGGTTGATAAATACAGCACGTGGAACTTCTGTAGTTACCAAAGATTTAGTTGCAAGTTTAAAAAATGGTAAAATTTTAGGAGCAGGTTTAGATGTTTTAGAGTACGAAAAATCTTCTTTCGAAAATCTATTTTCTGATAATAAAATGCCAGAAGCTTTTCAATATTTAATCAATTCTGAACACGTAATTTTGTCACCTCATGTAGCAGGTTGGACTGTTGAAAGCAAAGAAAAATTAGCACAAACGATTGTAGATAAAATTCAAGAAAAATTTAGTTAA
- a CDS encoding DUF1801 domain-containing protein, producing the protein MQYKATSPKDYITQVPVDRKETLEKLRKTIKENLPKGFEEGIQYGMIGYYVPHSIYPDGYHCNPKQPLSFMSFASQKNSVNLYHSGIYAIPKIYDWFVNEYPKHCSRKLDMGKSCIRFKKLDEIPFELIAQLYRKLTAKEWIEIYKSTIIKK; encoded by the coding sequence ATGCAATACAAAGCCACTTCTCCAAAAGATTATATTACTCAAGTTCCTGTAGATCGTAAGGAAACTTTAGAAAAGCTTCGAAAAACTATCAAAGAAAACTTACCTAAAGGATTTGAAGAAGGAATTCAGTATGGTATGATTGGGTATTATGTTCCGCATTCTATCTATCCAGATGGTTATCACTGTAACCCAAAACAACCTTTATCTTTTATGAGTTTTGCTTCACAAAAAAACTCAGTAAATTTATATCATAGTGGAATTTACGCAATACCTAAAATTTATGATTGGTTTGTAAATGAATACCCCAAACATTGTTCTCGAAAATTAGATATGGGAAAAAGTTGTATCCGTTTTAAAAAATTAGACGAGATTCCATTTGAATTAATTGCTCAATTATATAGAAAATTAACAGCTAAAGAATGGATAGAAATATATAAATCAACTATAATAAAAAAATGA
- a CDS encoding VOC family protein encodes MKKGKVIGIGGVFFKSENPKGSKDWYKKHLGFNTDDWGSTFWWKDKEGNEASTQWSPFPKDTNHFKPSKKDFMFNYRVENLVELLAELKKEGVTILGEIQEFEYGKFGWILDNEDNKIELWEPKDQALK; translated from the coding sequence ATGAAGAAAGGAAAAGTAATAGGAATTGGTGGTGTTTTCTTTAAATCTGAAAATCCTAAAGGTTCAAAAGATTGGTATAAAAAACATTTAGGTTTTAACACTGATGATTGGGGTTCCACTTTTTGGTGGAAAGATAAAGAAGGCAACGAAGCGTCTACACAATGGAGTCCGTTTCCAAAAGATACCAATCACTTTAAGCCTTCTAAAAAGGACTTTATGTTTAATTATAGAGTTGAAAATTTAGTTGAATTACTGGCTGAATTAAAAAAAGAAGGGGTTACTATTCTTGGAGAAATTCAAGAGTTTGAATATGGTAAATTCGGTTGGATTTTAGATAATGAAGACAATAAAATCGAACTTTGGGAACCTAAAGACCAAGCACTTAAATAA
- a CDS encoding DoxX family membrane protein, with protein MNFLSNYPTEILILLFLIVTFIQSGADKLLDWKGNVSFIKEHFKNSPLKNSVPLLLAIILIIEVVAGILMMIGVYQLYTSEAKEIASLGIALSAITLILLLIGQRLAKDYAGAMSLAVYFIITVFGVFLLNN; from the coding sequence ATGAATTTTTTATCAAACTACCCAACAGAAATATTAATACTACTTTTTTTAATCGTCACTTTTATTCAATCTGGTGCAGACAAACTTTTAGACTGGAAAGGCAATGTTTCTTTTATAAAAGAACATTTTAAAAACTCACCCTTAAAAAACAGCGTTCCTTTATTACTAGCCATTATTTTAATTATAGAAGTAGTTGCCGGAATTTTAATGATGATTGGAGTTTATCAATTATACACATCCGAAGCAAAGGAAATTGCTTCATTAGGAATTGCGCTTTCTGCGATCACTTTAATTTTATTGTTAATAGGACAACGTCTTGCAAAAGATTATGCAGGAGCGATGTCTTTAGCTGTCTATTTTATTATAACAGTGTTTGGTGTTTTCTTATTAAATAACTAA
- a CDS encoding bifunctional 2-polyprenyl-6-hydroxyphenol methylase/3-demethylubiquinol 3-O-methyltransferase UbiG, with the protein MENEKELYTNLIPLLNCKDNTVSGDSFEIMKNEEYEMLVTSPVPVDLENYYKSENYISHTDSKKTLIDKIYQTVKGYTLKQKVSLLNSFKTEAKTILDVGAGTGDFLKVCKNNEWQVLGIEPSLDARNIAEKKGIDLNEKLSDISNQQFDVITLWHVLEHVENLKNTIKTLKSLLKPGGRIVVAVPNYKSCDANFYKEDWAAYDVPRHLWHFSQTSIHKLFSEVEMIVEDTLPMKFDSYYVSLLSEKYRTGKSKPITAFFRGFISNLNARTSSEYSSLIYVIKNY; encoded by the coding sequence ATGGAGAATGAAAAAGAACTCTATACAAATTTAATACCTCTTTTAAATTGTAAAGATAATACTGTCTCTGGAGATAGTTTTGAAATAATGAAAAATGAAGAATATGAGATGTTGGTAACATCTCCTGTTCCTGTAGATTTAGAAAATTATTATAAAAGTGAAAATTATATTTCACATACAGATAGTAAAAAAACGTTGATTGATAAGATCTACCAAACTGTAAAAGGCTACACTTTAAAACAAAAGGTTTCTTTATTAAATTCATTTAAAACGGAAGCAAAAACAATATTAGATGTTGGAGCTGGAACTGGAGATTTTTTAAAAGTGTGTAAAAATAATGAATGGCAAGTTTTAGGAATTGAACCAAGTTTAGATGCAAGAAACATTGCAGAGAAAAAGGGAATTGATTTAAATGAAAAACTTTCAGATATCAGTAATCAGCAATTTGATGTAATTACGCTTTGGCATGTTTTAGAGCATGTAGAGAATTTAAAAAATACAATTAAGACTTTGAAGAGTTTGTTAAAACCAGGAGGGAGAATTGTTGTAGCAGTGCCTAATTATAAAAGTTGCGATGCAAATTTTTATAAAGAAGATTGGGCAGCTTATGATGTGCCAAGACATCTTTGGCATTTTTCACAAACTTCAATTCATAAATTATTTTCTGAAGTAGAAATGATTGTAGAAGATACGTTACCAATGAAATTTGATAGTTATTATGTTTCGTTGTTAAGTGAGAAATATAGAACAGGGAAGTCTAAGCCCATTACAGCTTTTTTTAGAGGATTTATCTCAAATTTAAATGCTAGAACATCTTCTGAGTATTCTTCGCTGATTTATGTGATAAAAAACTACTAA
- the mnmG gene encoding tRNA uridine-5-carboxymethylaminomethyl(34) synthesis enzyme MnmG, whose amino-acid sequence MSLFSTTFDVIVVGGGHAGSEAAAASANMGAHTLLITMNLQNIAQMSCNPAMGGIAKGQIVREIDALGGYSGVVTDKTAIQFKMLNKSKGPAMWSPRAQSDRMQFAECWRTMLEQTENVDFYQDSVNGLLFDGNKIIGVKTALGLEIKAKTVIITAGTFLNGLIHIGDKSFGGGRAGEGASTGITEDLVAKGFESGRMKTGTPPRVDGRSLDYSKMLEQPGDEITEKFSYLPTTSALKKQRSCWLTYTNLDVHDLLREGFDRSPMFNGRIQSTGPRYCPSIEDKIDRFATKDRHQIFVEPEGWTTCEMYVNGFSTSLPEDIQDKAIRSIEGFENVKFLRYGYAIEYDFFQPTQLKHSLETKLIENLFFAGQINGTTGYEEAAAQGLMAGVNAALKTRGKEPFILKRNEAYIGVLIDDLITKGTEEPYRMFTSRAEYRTLLRQDNADLRLTPLGYKLGLASKERMDRVLEKQEKTELLIKFLHETSVKQEEVNPILEAKNLALVNQSMKLFKIAARPQLAFTDFKDLEKLKAFLEDYNIAKDVIEQAEIHLKYSGYIDKEKNNADKLNRLENVVIPSNFKYEKVKSLSFEATEKLNKIKPTSISQASRISGVSPSDISVLLVYMGR is encoded by the coding sequence ATGAGTTTATTTTCAACAACATTCGATGTTATAGTAGTTGGTGGTGGTCACGCGGGTAGTGAGGCAGCAGCAGCAAGTGCAAATATGGGCGCACATACATTGTTAATTACAATGAATTTGCAAAATATAGCCCAAATGAGTTGCAACCCAGCAATGGGAGGAATAGCAAAAGGGCAAATTGTAAGAGAAATTGATGCCTTGGGCGGTTATAGTGGAGTTGTTACCGATAAAACAGCGATACAGTTTAAGATGCTAAACAAATCTAAAGGACCTGCAATGTGGAGTCCGAGAGCGCAATCCGATAGAATGCAATTTGCAGAATGTTGGAGAACGATGTTAGAGCAAACAGAGAATGTAGATTTCTATCAAGATTCTGTGAATGGTTTATTGTTTGATGGCAATAAAATTATTGGTGTAAAAACAGCTTTAGGATTAGAAATAAAAGCAAAGACTGTAATTATAACTGCAGGAACTTTTCTTAACGGTTTAATTCATATTGGTGACAAAAGTTTTGGAGGCGGTAGAGCAGGAGAAGGGGCTTCTACAGGAATTACCGAAGACTTGGTTGCAAAAGGTTTTGAATCTGGTAGAATGAAAACAGGAACGCCTCCAAGAGTAGATGGTAGATCTTTAGATTATTCTAAAATGTTAGAGCAACCAGGTGATGAAATTACAGAGAAGTTTTCTTATTTACCAACAACTAGTGCTTTAAAAAAACAACGCTCATGTTGGCTTACTTATACTAATTTAGATGTACATGATTTGCTTCGTGAAGGATTTGATCGTTCACCAATGTTCAATGGTAGAATACAATCTACAGGTCCTAGATATTGTCCGTCTATTGAAGATAAAATAGATCGTTTCGCTACTAAAGATAGACATCAAATATTTGTTGAACCTGAAGGTTGGACAACATGTGAAATGTATGTAAACGGATTCTCGACATCACTTCCAGAAGATATTCAAGACAAAGCAATTCGTTCTATAGAAGGTTTCGAGAATGTAAAGTTTTTAAGATATGGTTATGCAATCGAGTATGATTTCTTTCAACCAACACAATTAAAACACTCTTTAGAAACTAAGTTGATTGAGAATTTATTTTTCGCAGGTCAAATAAATGGTACAACAGGTTATGAAGAAGCAGCTGCTCAAGGTTTAATGGCTGGTGTAAATGCTGCTTTAAAAACGCGAGGAAAAGAGCCCTTTATTTTAAAAAGAAATGAAGCTTATATTGGTGTTTTAATAGATGATTTGATAACGAAAGGAACAGAAGAGCCATATAGAATGTTTACTTCTAGAGCAGAATATAGAACATTATTGAGGCAAGATAATGCGGATTTAAGATTAACTCCTTTAGGTTATAAATTAGGTTTAGCGTCTAAAGAAAGAATGGATCGTGTTTTAGAAAAACAAGAAAAAACAGAATTGCTTATTAAGTTTTTGCACGAAACAAGTGTGAAGCAAGAAGAAGTGAATCCTATTTTGGAAGCTAAGAATTTAGCTTTGGTAAATCAATCTATGAAGCTTTTTAAAATTGCTGCAAGACCTCAATTAGCTTTCACTGATTTTAAAGATTTGGAAAAATTAAAAGCTTTCTTAGAAGATTATAATATTGCTAAAGATGTAATAGAGCAAGCAGAAATTCATCTAAAGTATTCTGGTTATATTGATAAGGAAAAGAACAATGCAGACAAGTTAAATAGATTAGAGAATGTTGTTATACCTTCTAACTTTAAATACGAGAAAGTAAAGTCTCTTTCTTTTGAAGCTACTGAGAAATTAAATAAAATTAAACCAACTTCTATATCTCAAGCAAGTAGAATTAGCGGAGTTTCACCCAGTGATATATCTGTTCTTTTGGTTTATATGGGAAGATAA
- the ybeY gene encoding rRNA maturation RNase YbeY yields MITFNYETDFTLENESSLENWIQKIILKHDCEEGEINYIFCDDAYLHKLNVEFLQHDTLTDIISFDNSLGKLINGDIFISVERVEDNAKDFKVTFLEELQRVMIHGVLHYIGFTDKTEEDQKEMTKQENASLLMLI; encoded by the coding sequence ATGATTACCTTTAATTACGAAACTGATTTTACGTTAGAAAACGAAAGCTCTTTAGAAAACTGGATTCAGAAAATCATTTTAAAACATGATTGTGAAGAAGGTGAAATCAATTATATTTTTTGTGATGATGCATATCTTCACAAATTAAATGTGGAATTTTTACAACATGATACATTAACAGATATTATTAGTTTTGATAATTCCTTAGGGAAATTAATAAACGGAGATATTTTTATTTCTGTAGAAAGGGTTGAAGATAATGCCAAAGATTTTAAAGTTACATTTCTAGAAGAACTACAAAGGGTTATGATTCATGGCGTTTTACACTACATAGGTTTTACAGATAAGACCGAAGAAGATCAAAAAGAGATGACAAAGCAAGAAAATGCTTCTTTATTGATGTTAATTTAA
- a CDS encoding DUF4175 family protein, whose product MSGFKTIEQKLHQFTRKYYVNELIKGIILFFSLGLLYLFFTLFLEYFLWLKPTARTILFWLFILVEVFLLIRFIAIPIFKLIGLRKGISLEYSSKIIGNHFPQVKDKLLNVLQLNENSNQSDLLLASINQKAAELQPIPFVKAVDFRKNAKYLKYAIVPVLIWLIILISGNNDVFTKSLDRVVNHRTAYLPPAPFAFSLKNKSLQVVQGKSILIVIETKGEVLPSEAKIIYDDQQYYLENNQNGTFSYTFSDVQKPIHFYVAANGVQSQEYQIKVIDVPTINNISLSLKYPSYIGKKNEVIPNSGNLLVPEGTYIIWNVAASQTDEIVFINNNKRNLFKKLSTDSFEFSKRIRNSLNYQISSSNKNLQDYENLQFSVNVIKDEVPEISVQTNIDSISRDAAQFAGQVSDDYGLNKLQLVYYDENNPQDLKTHSLPISKANVQTFFYQFPEGLDLEKGTNYELFFEVYDNDAVNGNKKAKSNVFNYRQKTNDEVEEELLQEQRNTINSLENSIQKQQKQQEALDKIQEELQNKKKVSWNDKKKVESFIKRQEQYKKMMQHQTDKLQENLDEKKEENQNLQNKKEELKKRIEELKKTDRQQKLLDEIAKLAEKLNKEELVKKAKELAQQNKQQERSLERTLELVKRFYVEQKTMQIANKLDQLAKKQEDLEKEETSTLDEQKKINEEFKELKKQLDELAKDNEKLKEPMELPDVEDEEEAIDEALKKSEENLEKQDKKSAKKSQKKSADKMKEMSAKMQKAMLEMEGESIEENMEDLRKILENLVTFSFKQESLMNKFNDISTSHPDFGKDLKEQNDIRTYFEHIDDSLYVLSMRLPKISAKIQDDLSTAHYNLEQSLENFSENRFDNGISNQRYVMTSTNNLADYLSNMLNSMKNASMKMGKGKGKGKGFSLPDIIKKQGELSEKMKEGMKKGKKLGDKPGDKEGKGKEDKKPGDKGKTGKEGKNGENGDKGKDGKGGKSAENGKNGQGNGTGENDDLDGELYEIYKQQSQLRQQLQDAIKESENGNPNGNGDAKKVLKTMEQLENEILEKGFNGATIQKMQRLNYELLKLDKAALEQGKDNKRTSSSNLKDTQRNKIKALEFKKQFYNQIEILNRQSLPLQQNYKLKVREYFSEPKKIK is encoded by the coding sequence ATGAGCGGATTCAAAACAATAGAACAAAAACTACATCAGTTTACCAGAAAATATTACGTAAACGAACTAATTAAAGGAATTATTTTATTCTTTTCTTTGGGGTTGTTATACTTATTTTTCACTTTATTTTTAGAGTATTTTTTATGGTTGAAACCAACTGCTAGAACCATCTTATTTTGGCTATTTATTTTAGTTGAAGTCTTTCTATTAATCCGTTTTATTGCGATTCCTATTTTTAAATTGATTGGTTTGCGAAAGGGAATATCTCTAGAATATTCTTCGAAAATTATTGGAAACCATTTTCCGCAAGTAAAAGACAAATTATTAAACGTTTTACAACTTAATGAGAATTCTAATCAGTCGGATTTATTATTGGCAAGCATCAACCAAAAAGCAGCAGAATTACAACCTATTCCTTTTGTAAAAGCAGTAGATTTTAGAAAGAATGCCAAGTATTTAAAATACGCAATTGTACCCGTTTTAATTTGGTTAATTATCTTAATATCAGGTAATAACGATGTTTTTACGAAAAGTTTAGACCGAGTTGTAAATCATAGAACTGCATATCTACCACCAGCACCTTTTGCTTTTTCTTTAAAGAATAAAAGTCTGCAAGTTGTTCAAGGAAAATCAATATTAATTGTTATTGAAACCAAAGGAGAAGTTTTACCTTCGGAAGCAAAAATAATTTATGATGATCAGCAATATTATTTAGAAAATAACCAAAACGGAACTTTCTCTTATACTTTTTCTGATGTTCAAAAACCCATTCACTTTTATGTAGCAGCAAATGGAGTTCAATCTCAAGAGTATCAAATAAAGGTGATTGATGTACCTACAATAAATAATATTTCGTTGTCATTAAAATACCCTTCTTATATTGGAAAGAAGAATGAGGTTATTCCGAACTCTGGAAATTTATTGGTACCAGAAGGAACATATATTATTTGGAATGTTGCTGCATCGCAAACAGACGAAATTGTATTTATTAACAATAACAAAAGAAATCTGTTTAAAAAACTTTCTACAGATAGTTTTGAATTTTCTAAACGAATTCGAAATTCGTTGAATTATCAAATTTCGTCATCTAATAAAAATTTGCAAGATTATGAGAATTTACAATTTTCCGTAAATGTGATCAAAGATGAAGTTCCAGAAATTTCTGTTCAAACAAATATAGATTCTATTTCTAGAGATGCAGCACAATTTGCTGGTCAGGTTTCCGACGATTATGGTTTGAATAAATTACAATTGGTGTATTACGACGAAAATAATCCGCAGGATTTAAAAACGCATTCTTTACCTATTTCAAAAGCAAATGTACAAACATTTTTTTATCAGTTTCCGGAAGGGTTAGATTTAGAAAAAGGAACCAATTATGAACTTTTTTTTGAAGTCTATGACAACGATGCTGTAAACGGAAATAAGAAAGCAAAAAGTAACGTTTTTAATTACAGACAAAAAACTAATGATGAAGTAGAAGAGGAGTTGTTGCAAGAACAAAGAAACACTATTAATAGTTTAGAAAACTCTATACAGAAACAACAAAAGCAACAAGAAGCGTTAGATAAAATTCAGGAAGAATTACAAAATAAGAAAAAAGTAAGTTGGAATGATAAAAAGAAAGTGGAAAGTTTTATAAAACGCCAAGAACAATATAAAAAGATGATGCAACATCAGACAGACAAGTTGCAAGAAAATTTAGACGAAAAAAAGGAAGAAAATCAAAATCTTCAGAATAAAAAAGAAGAACTTAAAAAACGTATAGAAGAACTTAAAAAAACCGATAGGCAACAAAAGCTTCTAGATGAAATCGCAAAATTAGCCGAAAAACTAAATAAGGAAGAGCTAGTTAAGAAAGCAAAAGAATTAGCACAACAAAATAAACAACAAGAACGTAGTTTAGAAAGAACTTTAGAATTGGTGAAACGTTTCTATGTGGAGCAAAAAACTATGCAGATTGCAAATAAATTAGATCAACTAGCAAAAAAGCAAGAAGATTTAGAAAAGGAGGAAACTTCAACTTTAGATGAACAAAAGAAAATAAACGAAGAATTTAAGGAGTTAAAAAAACAACTAGACGAATTGGCAAAAGACAATGAAAAATTAAAAGAGCCAATGGAATTACCAGATGTTGAAGATGAGGAAGAAGCTATTGATGAAGCGTTAAAAAAATCTGAGGAAAATTTAGAAAAACAAGACAAGAAATCAGCCAAGAAAAGTCAGAAAAAGAGTGCAGATAAAATGAAAGAGATGAGTGCTAAAATGCAAAAGGCAATGTTAGAAATGGAAGGAGAATCTATTGAAGAAAACATGGAAGACTTGCGTAAAATTTTAGAAAACTTAGTTACCTTTTCTTTTAAGCAAGAAAGTTTAATGAATAAGTTTAATGATATTTCAACTTCGCATCCAGATTTTGGTAAGGATTTAAAAGAACAGAATGATATTAGAACCTATTTTGAGCATATAGACGATAGCTTGTATGTTTTGTCTATGCGTTTGCCTAAAATATCCGCAAAAATACAAGATGACTTATCTACTGCGCATTACAATTTAGAACAATCTTTAGAAAATTTCTCTGAGAATAGGTTCGATAACGGAATATCAAATCAGCGGTATGTAATGACTTCTACAAACAATTTAGCAGATTATTTAAGTAACATGCTAAACAGTATGAAAAATGCTTCCATGAAAATGGGCAAAGGAAAGGGTAAAGGAAAAGGGTTTAGTCTGCCAGATATTATTAAAAAACAAGGAGAGCTTTCAGAAAAAATGAAAGAAGGAATGAAGAAAGGAAAGAAACTCGGAGATAAACCTGGGGACAAAGAAGGCAAAGGAAAAGAAGATAAAAAACCAGGTGATAAAGGGAAAACTGGTAAAGAAGGAAAAAATGGTGAAAATGGAGACAAGGGTAAAGATGGTAAAGGAGGTAAGTCTGCTGAAAATGGTAAAAACGGACAAGGAAATGGAACAGGAGAAAATGATGATTTAGATGGTGAATTGTATGAGATTTACAAACAGCAATCACAATTAAGACAACAATTACAAGACGCGATTAAGGAATCTGAAAACGGCAATCCGAATGGAAACGGAGATGCAAAAAAGGTTTTGAAAACGATGGAGCAGTTAGAAAATGAAATTTTAGAAAAAGGTTTTAATGGAGCAACTATTCAAAAAATGCAACGTTTAAATTATGAATTGTTAAAGCTTGACAAGGCCGCTTTAGAACAAGGGAAAGATAACAAACGTACTTCTAGCTCAAACTTAAAAGACACTCAAAGAAATAAAATAAAAGCTTTAGAATTTAAAAAGCAGTTTTACAATCAAATAGAAATTTTAAATAGACAATCGTTACCTTTGCAACAAAATTATAAACTAAAGGTTCGTGAATATTTTTCTGAACCAAAGAAGATAAAATAA
- the gltX gene encoding glutamate--tRNA ligase produces MESNVRVRFAPSPTGPLHIGGVRTALYNYLFAKKYNGTFVLRIEDTDQTRYVANAEQYIIDALEWCNIPFDEGPGKNEKFGPYRQSERKELYKEYADKLIKTDWAYYCFDSPKALDAERKGHEAEGKTFIYNWHNRAKGRLVNSLVLTDEEVQNRINSGENYVIRFKTPQDELLRMEDEIRGNIKIDTNTLDDKILFKGDGMPTYHLANIVDDHLMEISHVIRGEEWLPSMPLHVLLYRAFGWDAPKFAHLPLILKPIGKGKLSKRDGDKLGFPVFPLEYTYEETGDVSRGYKEDGYFSDAFINMLAFLGWNPGTEQELFSLEALIEAFDLKRVSKSGAKFSPEKASWFNQQYMQTKDDAALTDLYLPILSEKGITKDKEFVLKVVSSVKERAVFVNDFWELSNFFFETPVTYDEKASKKNWKEGTSELMQELITQISSIEDFTSENTEKEIKEWITAKEIGFGKVMQPLRLSLVGKLAGPHLFDIIAMIGKEETIKRIENAIEKL; encoded by the coding sequence ATGGAATCTAATGTACGTGTTCGTTTTGCACCAAGTCCTACAGGACCTTTACATATTGGTGGTGTAAGAACAGCTTTATACAATTATTTATTTGCTAAAAAATACAACGGAACTTTTGTCTTACGTATTGAAGACACAGACCAAACGCGTTATGTTGCAAATGCAGAACAATATATTATAGATGCTTTAGAATGGTGTAATATTCCGTTTGATGAAGGTCCAGGAAAGAACGAAAAATTTGGTCCTTACAGACAATCGGAACGTAAAGAATTGTACAAAGAATATGCAGACAAATTAATTAAAACAGATTGGGCATATTATTGTTTTGATTCTCCTAAAGCTTTAGATGCTGAAAGAAAAGGGCATGAAGCTGAAGGAAAAACCTTTATTTATAACTGGCATAATAGAGCAAAAGGACGTTTGGTGAACTCATTAGTTTTAACTGATGAAGAAGTACAAAACAGAATTAATTCTGGTGAAAATTATGTAATCCGTTTTAAAACGCCACAAGATGAGCTTTTAAGAATGGAAGATGAAATTCGAGGAAATATTAAAATTGATACGAATACTTTAGATGATAAAATTTTATTTAAAGGAGACGGAATGCCAACCTATCATTTAGCAAATATTGTTGATGATCACTTAATGGAAATTTCGCATGTAATTCGTGGTGAAGAATGGTTGCCTTCTATGCCATTGCATGTTTTATTATACAGAGCTTTTGGTTGGGATGCACCTAAATTTGCACACTTGCCATTAATTTTAAAACCAATTGGTAAAGGAAAATTAAGCAAACGTGATGGAGATAAACTAGGTTTCCCTGTGTTTCCTTTAGAATATACATACGAAGAAACCGGAGATGTTTCACGTGGTTATAAAGAAGATGGCTATTTTTCTGATGCGTTTATAAACATGTTGGCTTTCTTAGGATGGAATCCTGGAACAGAACAAGAATTGTTCTCTTTAGAAGCTTTAATTGAAGCTTTCGATTTGAAACGTGTTAGTAAATCTGGTGCAAAATTTAGCCCAGAAAAAGCGAGTTGGTTTAATCAACAATATATGCAAACGAAAGATGATGCAGCATTAACAGATTTATACCTTCCTATTTTATCAGAAAAAGGAATTACTAAAGACAAAGAATTTGTTTTAAAAGTAGTTTCATCTGTAAAAGAAAGAGCTGTATTTGTAAATGATTTTTGGGAATTATCAAATTTCTTTTTTGAAACTCCTGTAACTTATGATGAAAAAGCTTCTAAGAAAAACTGGAAGGAAGGAACTTCTGAATTGATGCAAGAATTAATTACTCAAATTTCATCAATCGAAGATTTTACATCAGAAAATACAGAAAAAGAAATTAAAGAATGGATTACTGCTAAAGAAATTGGGTTTGGTAAAGTGATGCAACCTTTAAGATTATCTTTAGTTGGTAAATTAGCTGGCCCACATTTATTTGATATTATTGCAATGATTGGTAAAGAAGAAACCATAAAAAGAATCGAAAACGCGATTGAAAAATTGTAG